One window of the Salvia splendens isolate huo1 chromosome 1, SspV2, whole genome shotgun sequence genome contains the following:
- the LOC121798749 gene encoding probable DNA double-strand break repair Rad50 ATPase — MMQRTLESQQSMQLGQISGSLSFNGHLTKEDEEMSKSALSTFRAKEEEIEKKKMEVKEKVQAQLGRIEEETKRLAVIREELDALSDPMKKEVSGVRKKIDSINKELKPLGQTCQKKEREYKEALEAFNDKNKEKVQLITRLMELVSESERMRLKKLEELSKNIETIHIA; from the exons ATGATGCAGAGGACGCTTGAGAGCCAACAATCTATGCAGTTGGGCCAGATTTCTGGGAGCCTTAGCTTCAACGGCCATCTCACCAAGGAAGACGAGGAGATGTCCAAATCCGCTCTCTCCACTTTCAGGGCTAAGGAGGAGGaaattgagaagaagaagatggaagTTAAGGAGAAAGTTCAAGCTCAGCTCGGcagaattgaagaagaaaccAAGCGTTTGGCCGTCATTCGTGAg GAATTAGATGCCCTCTCAGATCCAATGAAGAAGGAAGTCTCGGGTGTTCGCAAGAAAATCGACTCCATTAACAAAGAATTAAAGCCATTGGGGCAGACTTGCCAGAAGAAG GAGAGGGAGTACAAAGAAGCTCTAGAAGCATTCAATGATAAGAACAAAGAGAAAGTGCAGCTAATCACTAGATTGATGGAG CTGGTGAGTGAAAGCGAGCGAATGAGGCTGAAGAAGCTGGAGGAGCTGAGCAAGAACATAGAAACAATACACATCGCCTAA